A section of the Flavobacterium sp. CG_23.5 genome encodes:
- a CDS encoding GxxExxY protein: MANLLHESITNVILKVYYEVYNELGSGFLEKVYQNAMYFELISLRYKVEAQKQIKVYFKNQLVGEYYSDLLVEDKVIVELKLTELLMNIHIAQIMNYLKATSIEVGLLLNFGEEPEFKRLIFTNDRKINIKNQR; the protein is encoded by the coding sequence ATGGCAAATTTGCTTCACGAATCAATTACAAATGTAATTTTAAAAGTTTATTATGAAGTTTATAATGAATTGGGTTCCGGATTTCTCGAAAAAGTATATCAAAATGCCATGTATTTTGAATTAATATCTTTAAGATATAAAGTTGAAGCTCAAAAACAAATTAAAGTATATTTTAAAAATCAATTGGTTGGAGAATATTATTCTGATTTACTTGTTGAAGACAAAGTAATTGTAGAATTGAAACTAACAGAATTACTGATGAATATTCATATTGCTCAAATAATGAATTATTTAAAGGCAACATCAATTGAAGTTGGATTGTTATTAAATTTTGGAGAAGAACCGGAGTTTAAAAGACTAATCTTTACAAACGATAGAAAAATTAATATAAAAAATCAGCGATAA